The following proteins are encoded in a genomic region of Nicotiana sylvestris chromosome 4, ASM39365v2, whole genome shotgun sequence:
- the LOC138889451 gene encoding uncharacterized protein: MGKKMRSLEQSLKNMQGLSGQKSVSYTDLCMFPHVHLPSGFKTPKFEKYDGHGDPIAHLKKYCNQLRGVGGKKELLMAYFGESLIGIASEWYTDQDISSWHIWDALAQDFVRQFQYNINIAPDRNSLTNLKKKPSENFREYAIKWREQASRVKPPMDEIEMVTVFLQAQEPDYFQNMMSAMGKTFAEAIKIGDMVEHGLKTGRILSQAAIRATSQAIQGSSGGMANNRTREETTMAASGGRRYRAPRPMFSEIIPKHYYPHSDMVYAPPLYAVMNAQPFSRP, encoded by the coding sequence ATGGGCAAGaaaatgagaagccttgaacagagcttaaagaacatgcaaggtttgagcgggcaaaagagtgtCTCCTATACAGATCTGTGTATGTTCCCACATGTACACTTGCCGTCAGGGttcaaaacaccaaagtttgaaaagtatgacgggcacggagaccccattgctcatctgaAGAAGTATTGCAATCAGTTGCGGGGGGTCGGTGGCAaaaaagaattgttgatggcatattttggggagaGCCTAATCGGCATCGCCTCAgagtggtatacggatcaagaCATCTCAAGTTGGCATATCTGGGATGCTCTTGCCCAAGACTTTGTTCGACAGTTTCAATATAACATAAACATTGCGCCGGATAGGAACTCTCtgacaaatctaaagaagaaaccctcagaaAATTTCAGAGAATATGCAATTAAGTGGCGCGAACAAGCTTCAAGAGTGAAACCTCCAATGgatgagatagaaatggtcactgtcTTCCTACAAGCCCAAGAGCCCGATTACTTTCAGAatatgatgtcggccatgggaaaaACTTTTGCAGAGGCCATCAAAATTGGTGATATGGTAGAACacggtttgaaaacaggtaggattttgagtcaggcagccattagagcaacctcccaagccatccaaggCAGTTCTGGAGGAATGGCAAATAATAGGACAAGAGAAGAAACAACCATGGCAGCATCAGGGGGAAGAAGATACCGGGCCCCTAGACCTATGTTCTCTGAAATAATCCCTAAACACTACTATCCTCATTCTGATATGGTCTATGCTCCACCACTTTATGCGGTTATGAATGCTCAACCTTTCAGTCGACCGTAA